A genomic window from Plasmodium coatneyi strain Hackeri chromosome 13, complete sequence includes:
- a CDS encoding SICA antigen, whose amino-acid sequence MIIDIHLEVLDECQKGGTKLIQEDFYEILVQEFMGSDLIKEEKVPSSDSGFREEDIVPKEDVQKEQVQCSGFRV is encoded by the coding sequence atgattattgatattcatttagaagtcttagacgaatgtcaaaaagggggcaccAAACTGATCCAGGAAGACTTTtatgaaattttggttcaagaatttatgggttctgatttaataaaagaggagaaggttccaagttcagattccgggtttagggaggaagacattgttcctaaggaagatgttcaaaaggaacaggttcaatgttcagggtttagggtttag